In Piliocolobus tephrosceles isolate RC106 chromosome 6, ASM277652v3, whole genome shotgun sequence, the following are encoded in one genomic region:
- the LOC111538368 gene encoding U1 small nuclear ribonucleoprotein C-like, translating to MTFGDKDSIFLKTEHLVPPSVPPPRAGLPSSRARRRPRLSRAPSPTRRGRRREELGPQPPALSALELPLPSFSAPRLPQPGSPRASAWAPRSESLGAHCSACGRVGAPPLRSWSPLVLPPSPGAGHEEPPGAAQRPAGCAHTSPAADGDMSSAHRVPRPAASPIRRRPAGQRCPGE from the exons ATGACCTTTGGAGACAAGGACTCCATCTTCCTGAAGACG GAGCACTTAGTGCCTCCCTCCGTTCCCCCGCCCCGCGCAGGCCTCCCATCCTCCAGGGCCAGGCGGAGGCCACGTCTTTCCCGGGCCCCCTCCCCAACGCGGAGAGGGAGGCGGAGGGAGGAGCTCGGCCCGCAGCCGCCAGCCCTCTCGGCACTGgagctccccctcccctccttctccgCCCCTCGGCTGCCGCAGCCCGGATCGCCGCGCGCGTCAGCGTGGGCTCCCCGGAGCGAGTCGCTAG GTGCGCACTGCTCTGCGTGCGGCCGGGTGGGCGCCCCGCCGCTGCGGTCATGGTCGCCGCTG GTCCTCCCTCCGAGCCCCGGCGCGGGGCATGAGGAGCCCCCGGGTGCCGCCCAAAGACCAGCCGGCTGCGCGCACACCTCGCCAGCGGCAGACGGGGACATGAGCAGCGCGCACAGGGTCCCGCGCCCGGCGGCCAGCCCCATCCGGCGGCGGCCCGCGGGTCAACGCTGCccgggagaatga